A section of the Clostridium felsineum DSM 794 genome encodes:
- the spoIIIAG gene encoding stage III sporulation protein AG, translating to MNFKKFLDNLKFEAKGEKGNKKNAGVNILILGLVGVLLIIAADFFKNTSKASINEGNIKNENKVTSSDTTKSEAKPSKDYETSMENKLKQTLEQIDGVGKVQVMIYFGSGEEQIPATNNNKTKSVTDEADNSGGKRTTTQDTDGSTIVTSKDGDKESPFILKEYKPQITGVCVVAEGADNSVIKLSIVNAVVDLFQLTEDKVNVYPMKK from the coding sequence ATGAATTTTAAGAAGTTTTTGGATAATCTTAAATTCGAAGCTAAAGGTGAAAAAGGTAATAAAAAAAACGCAGGGGTTAATATTCTTATACTAGGTCTTGTTGGTGTACTTTTAATTATTGCAGCCGACTTTTTTAAAAATACTTCCAAGGCAAGCATTAATGAAGGAAATATAAAAAATGAAAATAAGGTAACTAGTAGTGATACTACTAAAAGTGAAGCTAAGCCTTCAAAGGATTATGAAACAAGCATGGAAAATAAATTAAAACAAACACTAGAACAGATAGATGGGGTAGGTAAAGTTCAAGTTATGATTTATTTTGGAAGTGGAGAAGAACAGATTCCTGCGACAAATAATAATAAAACTAAATCTGTTACAGATGAAGCAGATAATTCTGGAGGGAAAAGAACAACTACTCAGGATACTGATGGGAGTACTATTGTTACATCAAAGGATGGGGACAAGGAATCACCATTTATATTAAAAGAATATAAGCCCCAAATAACAGGAGTGTGTGTTGTGGCAGAAGGAGCAGATAATTCTGTAATAAAGCTTAGTATTGTAAATGCAGTAGTAGACTTATTTCAACTTACAGAAGATAAGGTGAATGTTTATCCTATGAAAAAATAA
- a CDS encoding exodeoxyribonuclease VII small subunit, with protein MPSKKESYESMMRELERIVNNMENEELPLEDAMKSYEDGVKLCDKLYKILNKAEGKIKLLGENGEEEFKKAGDSYEQ; from the coding sequence ATGCCTTCTAAAAAAGAAAGTTATGAATCCATGATGAGGGAACTTGAAAGAATCGTAAATAACATGGAAAATGAGGAATTACCACTAGAAGATGCCATGAAAAGCTATGAAGATGGGGTAAAGCTCTGTGATAAATTATATAAAATATTAAATAAAGCAGAAGGAAAAATAAAACTATTAGGAGAAAATGGGGAAGAAGAATTTAAAAAAGCAGGTGATTCATATGAACAATAA
- the spoIIIAE gene encoding stage III sporulation protein AE, with translation MKKIILMFVVILILFPITVQAYDENNYAKETKENEQQIMQLYNYMTKIKGKYEVLKDFDIKDYVEYYMKNGKGNTSIDKFGKALASYFMQDIASSLKLVSTLIFICIVCALLTNLQAAFSSEKLTQIAYFSCYAIIIIIIAKNFKVCVGTAQEAMKDISDMMGAVVPILLTLLVSSGSLVESTVFDPVILFSINFTEKVFTDVLIPIILLSFILEFINNLSEDYKISNLSKLLRKSVMWIQGMIMTIFIGIITIRGINAKAIDNVTAKTAKFAVDNFVPIVGKCLSDAISTVAGYSILLKNAIGTVGLIILIVMILFPIIKIFLFAFVHKLVAAFVEPISDKRIVNCLNSVGDCLILIGSCLIGVAVMFFIMLAIIIAAGKVV, from the coding sequence ATGAAAAAAATAATATTAATGTTTGTAGTTATTCTTATTCTGTTTCCAATAACAGTACAAGCATATGATGAAAATAATTACGCTAAGGAAACTAAAGAGAACGAACAGCAGATTATGCAGTTATATAATTATATGACAAAAATAAAAGGTAAATATGAGGTGCTTAAAGATTTTGATATAAAGGATTATGTTGAATACTATATGAAAAATGGTAAAGGAAATACGTCTATTGATAAGTTTGGAAAAGCTTTGGCTAGTTATTTTATGCAGGATATAGCTAGTAGTTTAAAGTTAGTATCCACTCTTATCTTTATTTGTATAGTATGTGCCCTTTTAACTAATTTACAAGCTGCTTTTTCTTCAGAAAAATTAACCCAGATAGCATATTTTTCGTGTTACGCCATAATAATAATAATAATTGCGAAAAATTTTAAAGTATGTGTTGGTACAGCGCAAGAAGCTATGAAAGATATAAGTGATATGATGGGAGCTGTGGTTCCGATTTTGTTAACACTTTTGGTGAGTTCAGGAAGTCTTGTGGAGTCTACAGTTTTTGATCCTGTTATATTATTCTCAATTAACTTTACTGAAAAAGTTTTTACAGATGTACTAATTCCTATAATACTTTTATCATTTATCCTCGAATTTATAAATAACTTATCTGAAGACTATAAAATTAGTAATTTATCAAAACTTTTAAGAAAATCAGTAATGTGGATTCAAGGTATGATAATGACTATATTTATAGGGATAATAACCATAAGAGGAATAAATGCTAAAGCAATAGATAATGTAACAGCAAAAACTGCTAAATTCGCAGTGGACAACTTCGTACCCATAGTTGGAAAATGTCTTTCTGATGCTATTTCAACAGTTGCTGGATATTCAATATTACTTAAAAATGCAATAGGGACAGTAGGGTTAATTATTCTTATAGTTATGATTCTTTTTCCGATTATTAAAATATTTTTATTTGCATTTGTGCATAAATTAGTTGCTGCATTTGTAGAACCTATAAGTGATAAGAGAATAGTTAATTGCTTAAATAGTGTTGGAGATTGCTTAATATTAATTGGATCTTGTCTTATAGGGGTAGCTGTAATGTTCTTTATAATGTTAGCTATAATCATAGCTGCTGGAAAAGTAGTTTGA
- a CDS encoding polyprenyl synthetase family protein, which yields MNNKVLKEEVDKYLNEYFNGKTGYNKKIYESMSYSLNAGGKRVRPLLLLASYGIYNDNYEEVIDVAAAIEMIHTYSLIHDDLPCMDNDDLRRGRPTNHKVFGYSIALLAGDGLLNEAMNIMFNYCTGKSEEALKACSIISKAASSNGMIGGQVVDILSEGKKISEDELRYMHKKKTGELIKAAIVSGAILGKAPSHELELLAQYGDKLGLAFQIKDDILDVVGDTKIMGKKSKSDLENDKCTYVTLYGIDKCKAICEELTEDCINIIDKIHGNTEYIKEITELLLKRKR from the coding sequence ATGAACAATAAAGTGCTTAAAGAGGAAGTAGATAAATATTTAAATGAATATTTTAATGGGAAAACTGGCTATAATAAAAAGATATATGAATCTATGAGTTATAGTTTAAATGCGGGAGGAAAGAGAGTAAGACCATTACTTTTACTTGCTTCTTATGGTATATATAATGACAATTATGAAGAAGTAATTGATGTAGCAGCTGCTATTGAAATGATACATACCTATTCCCTTATACATGATGATCTACCATGCATGGATAATGATGACTTAAGGCGCGGTAGACCTACTAATCATAAAGTGTTTGGATATTCTATTGCTTTATTAGCTGGTGATGGACTTTTAAATGAAGCAATGAATATAATGTTTAATTACTGCACTGGGAAAAGTGAGGAAGCACTTAAAGCTTGTTCTATAATATCTAAGGCTGCAAGCTCAAATGGAATGATAGGTGGGCAAGTAGTAGATATATTAAGTGAAGGTAAAAAAATAAGTGAAGATGAACTTAGATATATGCATAAGAAAAAAACAGGAGAACTTATAAAGGCGGCAATAGTAAGTGGCGCTATTTTGGGTAAAGCACCTTCACATGAGCTGGAACTTTTAGCGCAATATGGAGATAAGTTAGGACTTGCTTTTCAAATAAAGGATGACATATTGGATGTTGTTGGAGATACCAAAATCATGGGTAAAAAGTCTAAAAGTGATTTGGAAAACGATAAATGCACATATGTTACACTTTATGGTATAGATAAATGTAAGGCTATTTGTGAAGAATTAACAGAAGATTGTATTAATATAATTGATAAAATACATGGAAATACAGAGTATATTAAAGAAATAACAGAACTTTTATTAAAAAGAAAAAGGTAA
- the spoIIIAD gene encoding stage III sporulation protein AD has translation MEIIKVAAFAFIALAITMLFKNRRQDIAISISMIAGILIFMFMLPRITAVMQVLQQFALKAKVDFVYLSTVIKILGIAYIASFCSEICKDAGQNSIASKVEFSGKILILMLAVPILMGVLNAILNII, from the coding sequence ATGGAAATAATAAAAGTAGCAGCTTTTGCATTTATAGCTTTAGCAATTACAATGCTTTTTAAAAATAGAAGGCAAGATATAGCTATTAGCATAAGCATGATTGCTGGAATTCTTATATTCATGTTTATGTTACCAAGAATAACCGCTGTTATGCAAGTTTTGCAGCAATTTGCTCTTAAAGCAAAAGTTGATTTTGTATACTTAAGTACTGTAATTAAAATACTCGGTATTGCATATATAGCATCTTTTTGTAGTGAAATATGTAAGGATGCAGGGCAAAATAGTATAGCCTCAAAGGTGGAATTTTCGGGAAAAATACTTATACTTATGCTGGCAGTTCCAATACTTATGGGGGTTTTGAATGCTATTTTAAATATCATATAG
- a CDS encoding bifunctional methylenetetrahydrofolate dehydrogenase/methenyltetrahydrofolate cyclohydrolase gives MGEVINGKEESQKYKDKIVRFVSERKKKGLNIPCVASITVGDDGGSLYYVNNQKKVSESLGLKFKSIFLDESITGEELISTIEELNKDCTVHGIMLQLPLPNHIDAKLVTSKINANKDIDSLTDINTGKFYKGEKAFIPCTPRSIINLIKSLNIDICGKNAVVIGRSNIVGKPTAQLLLNENATVTICHSRTQNLKDICKKADIIVSAIGRPGFITSEFVSEKSVVIDVGTTVVDGKLRGDVVFDDVIKKAAYVTPVPGGVGAMTTTMLILNVCEALK, from the coding sequence ATGGGAGAAGTAATTAATGGAAAAGAGGAATCTCAAAAATATAAGGACAAAATTGTTCGTTTTGTCAGTGAAAGAAAGAAAAAAGGACTCAATATTCCATGTGTAGCAAGTATAACTGTTGGAGATGATGGTGGCTCTTTATATTATGTTAACAATCAAAAAAAGGTTTCAGAGAGTCTTGGACTAAAATTTAAAAGTATATTTTTAGATGAAAGCATAACTGGAGAAGAGTTAATAAGTACAATTGAAGAATTGAATAAAGATTGTACAGTTCATGGAATAATGTTGCAATTACCATTACCTAATCATATAGATGCTAAGCTAGTTACCTCAAAAATAAATGCCAATAAGGATATAGATAGTCTTACAGATATCAACACCGGAAAATTTTATAAGGGTGAAAAGGCGTTTATACCATGTACTCCAAGAAGTATAATAAATTTAATAAAGAGCCTTAATATAGATATATGCGGTAAAAATGCAGTTGTAATAGGAAGAAGTAACATTGTTGGAAAGCCAACAGCTCAGCTTTTACTGAATGAAAACGCAACGGTTACAATTTGTCATTCTAGAACTCAAAACTTAAAGGATATATGTAAAAAAGCTGACATTATAGTAAGTGCCATAGGAAGACCTGGTTTTATAACTTCTGAATTTGTAAGCGAAAAATCAGTTGTAATTGATGTGGGTACTACAGTAGTGGATGGCAAACTTAGAGGCGATGTTGTATTTGACGATGTCATAAAAAAGGCAGCATATGTTACACCGGTACCAGGTGGAGTAGGAGCAATGACTACTACAATGTTAATATTAAATGTTTGTGAGGCATTAAAATAA
- the spoIIIAF gene encoding stage III sporulation protein AF, which produces MIEWLKHWVITICTAALFITAIEIILPDNKLKKYSKFVLGLILMAVIIGPVIKLFNNYDDINKYILSAQNIFQKDTYGQELKSSDDKNVNSVVNEFKKNLEDDCTKMLRTKYPDNDYNVTAEVEYSEDKKTVLIRKLNIGVKNKGVKKVEKIEIGNIEKSKDNDIDEKTKNEVANYISDEMGIPYSNIKIYKL; this is translated from the coding sequence ATGATTGAATGGCTTAAGCATTGGGTTATAACTATTTGTACTGCTGCATTATTTATTACTGCTATAGAAATAATACTTCCAGATAATAAGCTTAAAAAATATTCTAAATTTGTTTTGGGACTTATTTTAATGGCTGTAATCATTGGACCAGTGATAAAATTATTTAACAATTATGATGACATAAATAAATATATTTTAAGCGCCCAAAATATTTTTCAAAAAGATACTTATGGACAAGAATTAAAGAGTAGCGACGATAAAAATGTAAATTCTGTAGTTAATGAATTTAAGAAGAACTTAGAGGATGATTGTACAAAAATGTTAAGGACGAAATATCCAGATAATGATTATAATGTGACAGCAGAGGTTGAATATAGTGAAGATAAAAAAACAGTTTTGATAAGAAAGTTGAATATAGGAGTTAAAAACAAAGGAGTTAAAAAAGTGGAAAAAATAGAAATAGGTAATATTGAAAAGAGTAAGGATAATGACATTGATGAAAAAACAAAAAATGAAGTAGCTAATTACATAAGTGATGAGATGGGTATACCTTATTCTAATATAAAAATTTATAAACTCTGA
- the spoIIIAC gene encoding stage III sporulation protein AC translates to MLDVTLLFRIAAVGILTIIIDKILKSSGKDDFAVVTNIAGIVILLLMVINLISKLFDAVKTMFQL, encoded by the coding sequence TTGCTTGATGTAACGCTTTTATTTAGAATTGCAGCAGTGGGAATTCTTACGATAATCATAGATAAAATACTTAAATCCAGTGGTAAAGATGATTTTGCAGTGGTAACAAATATTGCAGGCATAGTAATCCTCCTTTTGATGGTAATAAACTTAATTAGTAAATTGTTTGATGCAGTCAAGACTATGTTTCAGCTTTAG
- a CDS encoding Asp23/Gls24 family envelope stress response protein → MEEELKNIDMGIVKISDEVVCVIAGIAASEIKGVVGMSSGIVGGITKILSGKKNLTKGVKVNVGEESASIDLYLVIEYGLRIPDVAVKVQENVKTTVENLTGLNVSAVNVFVQNVAFASKVQEVEEIEEDN, encoded by the coding sequence ATGGAAGAGGAACTTAAGAATATAGATATGGGTATAGTTAAAATATCTGATGAAGTGGTTTGTGTTATTGCGGGAATTGCTGCATCTGAAATTAAGGGTGTAGTTGGTATGAGTTCCGGTATTGTAGGGGGAATAACCAAGATACTTAGTGGAAAAAAGAATCTAACTAAAGGTGTTAAGGTAAATGTAGGTGAAGAGAGTGCTTCTATAGATTTATATCTTGTAATTGAGTATGGCTTAAGGATACCAGACGTTGCAGTTAAAGTTCAAGAAAATGTTAAAACAACAGTTGAGAATTTAACAGGACTTAATGTTTCAGCGGTAAATGTATTTGTTCAAAATGTAGCTTTTGCTAGTAAAGTACAAGAAGTGGAAGAAATAGAAGAAGATAATTAA
- a CDS encoding SpoIIIAH-like family protein, protein MNKKQAVIIVTLMVLIVCAGVLATRVRSPLYVNDTDFDSDNSNKSTVSTNDNSKKISTKTDIFAQGRLEREQKDQREIQTLKNIVDDKNVSNDTKASAQQKMMTLSDEDAKCNKVETMLKSKGFKEALCSITDSKVTITVKSDSDKLTDNQLRDIKEVVTDVTKIRNIEVLQPVH, encoded by the coding sequence ATGAATAAAAAGCAAGCTGTTATAATTGTTACTTTGATGGTACTTATAGTATGCGCGGGGGTTTTAGCAACAAGGGTAAGAAGCCCATTATATGTAAATGATACTGATTTTGATAGCGACAATAGTAATAAGAGCACCGTATCAACTAACGATAATTCAAAAAAGATTAGCACTAAAACAGATATATTTGCACAAGGAAGACTTGAAAGAGAGCAGAAGGATCAAAGGGAAATACAGACACTAAAAAATATAGTAGATGATAAAAATGTTTCTAATGATACTAAAGCATCAGCACAACAAAAAATGATGACATTAAGTGATGAAGATGCTAAGTGCAATAAGGTTGAAACAATGTTAAAAAGCAAAGGATTTAAAGAAGCACTTTGTTCAATAACAGATAGCAAAGTAACTATAACAGTAAAAAGTGATAGTGATAAATTGACAGATAATCAACTTAGAGATATCAAAGAAGTAGTTACGGATGTAACTAAAATTAGGAACATAGAAGTTTTACAACCAGTACATTAA
- the spoIIIAB gene encoding stage III sporulation protein SpoIIIAB — translation MIKIIGCILIITSSTILGFRYAENFRKRVKELREIQNSLYELRNEIVYTHVPLIEAFKHISDRANYPVNLLFTSVSKNLLSKETENVYSAFKHAFTKEKIETNLNSSDKNILLNLSKSLGETDIDGQIKVFELAIQNIVSHINEAEEIMKKNVKMYRCLGFCIGAMITIIIV, via the coding sequence GTGATAAAGATTATAGGCTGCATATTAATTATAACTTCTTCTACAATATTAGGATTTAGATATGCTGAGAACTTTAGAAAAAGGGTTAAAGAGCTTAGGGAGATACAGAATTCTCTTTATGAACTTAGAAATGAAATTGTGTATACTCATGTTCCTCTTATTGAAGCTTTTAAACATATATCAGATAGAGCAAATTATCCTGTAAATTTATTGTTTACATCAGTATCTAAAAATCTTTTAAGTAAAGAGACTGAAAATGTATACAGTGCATTTAAACATGCTTTTACTAAAGAAAAGATTGAAACTAATTTAAACAGTAGCGATAAAAATATATTGTTAAATTTGTCGAAAAGTTTAGGTGAAACAGATATAGATGGACAAATAAAGGTATTTGAATTGGCAATTCAGAATATTGTGAGTCACATAAACGAAGCAGAAGAAATAATGAAGAAAAACGTTAAAATGTACAGATGTCTTGGTTTTTGCATAGGCGCAATGATTACTATCATAATCGTTTAG
- the efp gene encoding elongation factor P, which produces MISAGDLRKGTTFELDGQVYNVVDFLHVKPGKGAAFVRTKLKNVITGAVTETTFNPTAKMQEAVIERKEMQYLYSDESFYYFMDQETYEQIPLSYDQVENAIKFLKENMFATIKFYKGEAFSVEAPNFVELKIVSCEPGVKGNTTSNVMKPATLETNAVVQVPLFVNEGETIRVDTRTGEYMERVQ; this is translated from the coding sequence ATGATATCAGCAGGAGATTTAAGAAAGGGAACTACTTTTGAGCTAGATGGACAAGTTTATAATGTAGTTGACTTTTTACATGTAAAACCAGGAAAGGGAGCAGCTTTTGTAAGAACAAAGCTTAAAAATGTTATTACTGGTGCAGTAACAGAAACAACATTTAACCCAACAGCAAAAATGCAAGAAGCAGTAATAGAAAGAAAAGAAATGCAATATTTGTATTCTGATGAATCTTTTTATTATTTCATGGATCAAGAAACTTATGAACAAATTCCATTAAGTTATGATCAAGTTGAAAATGCAATCAAATTTTTAAAAGAAAATATGTTTGCTACTATTAAATTTTATAAAGGAGAAGCTTTTTCAGTAGAAGCTCCAAACTTTGTAGAACTTAAAATAGTTTCTTGTGAACCAGGAGTAAAAGGAAACACAACATCAAATGTTATGAAACCTGCAACGCTAGAAACAAATGCAGTAGTTCAAGTTCCATTATTCGTTAATGAAGGTGAAACAATAAGAGTTGATACAAGAACTGGAGAGTACATGGAAAGAGTTCAGTAA
- the nusB gene encoding transcription antitermination factor NusB, translating to MNRKKSREVAMKLLFEISINKNSIEATIENYKEDNEVQNLDFEYIERILRGIDENKEFIDSKIEEASNKWKINRISKINITIIRMAAYEIFFEKDIPCKVSANEAVELAKNYAEENSFSFVNGIIGNLINSNGEKS from the coding sequence ATGAATAGAAAAAAAAGTAGAGAAGTTGCAATGAAACTGTTGTTTGAAATATCTATTAATAAAAATAGTATTGAGGCTACAATAGAAAATTATAAAGAAGATAATGAAGTACAAAATCTGGATTTTGAATACATAGAAAGAATACTAAGAGGAATAGATGAAAATAAAGAGTTTATAGATTCGAAAATCGAGGAGGCCTCTAATAAGTGGAAGATAAATAGGATATCTAAAATTAATATTACAATAATTAGAATGGCAGCTTATGAAATATTTTTTGAAAAGGATATACCATGTAAGGTTTCTGCTAATGAGGCTGTTGAACTTGCAAAAAATTATGCTGAAGAGAATTCATTTTCATTTGTTAATGGAATTATCGGTAACTTGATAAATAGTAACGGTGAAAAATCTTGA
- the spoIIIAA gene encoding stage III sporulation protein AA translates to MNLQDIFSILPEKVEREVKRISDYNDLQEIRVKVNKPLIIQIGKREIISNYIVTKEDLRKSFNVMSGYSIYSVEDELKQGYITIKGGHRVGICGDCVLEGNKIKTIKSISSLNIRICKEIIGCSNSIIKKITHNNTIFNTIIISPPNCGKTTLLRDITRNISYGMNNIDFKGKKVCVIDERSEIGACLNGINQMDIGIRTDIMDNCPKSIGIMMAIRSMAPEVIICDEIGTYEDIKSILTAVNCGVKLVTTIHGFGIEDLFKRDVFKDAINNNVFERAIVLSGKNGMGTVEYIYNFYTKEIERGL, encoded by the coding sequence ATGAACCTTCAGGATATTTTTTCTATACTACCAGAAAAAGTTGAAAGAGAAGTAAAAAGAATATCTGATTACAATGATTTACAAGAGATACGAGTAAAAGTAAACAAGCCCTTAATAATTCAAATTGGGAAAAGAGAAATTATAAGCAATTATATTGTTACAAAGGAAGATTTAAGGAAAAGTTTTAATGTTATGAGTGGATACTCAATATATTCTGTGGAGGATGAATTAAAGCAAGGCTATATTACCATAAAAGGTGGACATAGAGTTGGTATATGCGGAGATTGTGTACTAGAAGGAAACAAAATAAAAACCATAAAAAGTATATCTTCTTTGAATATAAGAATATGTAAAGAAATAATTGGGTGTTCTAATAGCATAATAAAAAAAATTACTCATAATAATACAATATTTAATACCATTATAATATCGCCGCCCAATTGCGGTAAAACAACACTACTAAGGGACATAACAAGAAACATATCTTACGGAATGAACAATATAGATTTTAAGGGAAAAAAAGTATGCGTTATAGATGAGAGAAGTGAAATAGGAGCGTGTCTTAATGGTATAAATCAAATGGATATAGGTATAAGAACAGACATAATGGATAATTGTCCTAAAAGTATTGGTATTATGATGGCAATAAGAAGTATGGCGCCTGAAGTTATAATTTGCGATGAAATAGGAACATATGAGGACATAAAAAGTATACTTACGGCAGTAAATTGCGGTGTTAAGTTAGTGACCACTATACATGGTTTTGGAATTGAAGATCTTTTTAAAAGAGATGTTTTTAAGGATGCTATTAATAATAATGTTTTTGAAAGAGCAATAGTGTTAAGTGGTAAAAATGGTATGGGTACTGTAGAGTATATTTATAATTTTTATACAAAAGAAATAGAAAGGGGTTTATAG
- the xseA gene encoding exodeoxyribonuclease VII large subunit, translating to MYIKVLTVSELNNYIKRVIDSDYILNNSQVKGEISNFKLHSSGHAYFSLKDEGGKINCIMFRSNAEKLKFIPENGMRVNVKGRVSVYVKDGAYQLYCTEITPEGRGELYEAFEKLKEKLLSEGMFKEEHKKAIPKYPRKIGVITSPTGAAIRDIINVSTRRNKSIDILIIPTLVQGINAPSELIAALDCLNEREDIDTIILARGGGSIEELWAFNDEKLAYAVYNSKKPIITGVGHETDFTIVDFVSDKRAATPSSAAEIAVPNLNEEMNSFIALRKTLNSSIKTFIQNKYNKLQIHKKVLEKNSPEVIIANGYASVDNFKYILNMRIKTKLKIEKEKLARCNASLKSNSPINILNKGYSIISDENGKNISNIKSLIKSQDISVTLRDGKIDAKITVK from the coding sequence ATGTATATAAAAGTACTTACAGTTTCTGAATTAAATAATTACATAAAGAGAGTTATAGACAGTGATTATATATTAAACAACTCACAAGTAAAGGGTGAAATATCAAATTTTAAACTTCACAGCAGTGGGCATGCATATTTTTCTCTTAAAGATGAGGGTGGAAAAATAAACTGTATAATGTTTAGAAGTAATGCAGAAAAACTGAAGTTCATCCCTGAAAATGGTATGAGGGTAAATGTAAAAGGAAGAGTATCTGTATATGTTAAGGATGGAGCTTATCAGCTATATTGTACAGAGATAACACCTGAAGGTCGGGGAGAACTCTATGAGGCTTTTGAAAAGTTAAAGGAAAAACTTCTAAGTGAAGGCATGTTTAAAGAAGAACATAAGAAGGCTATACCTAAATATCCAAGAAAAATAGGTGTTATAACTTCCCCAACAGGAGCAGCAATAAGAGATATAATAAATGTATCAACAAGAAGAAATAAAAGTATAGATATTCTCATAATCCCTACTTTGGTTCAAGGTATAAATGCACCTTCTGAATTAATAGCGGCTTTAGATTGTTTAAATGAGAGAGAAGATATTGATACTATAATCTTGGCACGTGGTGGAGGATCAATAGAGGAACTTTGGGCTTTCAATGATGAGAAACTTGCATATGCTGTATATAATTCTAAAAAGCCTATTATTACGGGTGTAGGACATGAAACAGATTTTACCATAGTGGATTTTGTTAGTGATAAAAGAGCTGCAACACCTTCGTCTGCAGCTGAAATTGCAGTACCAAATTTAAATGAAGAAATGAATTCTTTTATTGCACTTAGAAAAACACTTAATAGTAGTATTAAGACTTTTATACAAAATAAATATAATAAGCTTCAAATACATAAAAAAGTATTAGAGAAAAATAGTCCAGAAGTAATAATAGCTAATGGATATGCTTCAGTTGATAATTTTAAGTATATATTAAATATGAGAATAAAGACAAAATTAAAAATTGAAAAAGAAAAACTAGCTAGATGTAATGCTTCATTAAAATCAAACAGTCCTATTAATATTTTAAATAAGGGATATTCCATTATAAGTGATGAAAATGGAAAAAATATAAGTAACATAAAAAGTCTTATTAAATCGCAGGATATTAGTGTAACCTTAAGAGATGGTAAAATCGATGCAAAAATAACCGTTAAATAG